A single Ammospiza caudacuta isolate bAmmCau1 chromosome 6, bAmmCau1.pri, whole genome shotgun sequence DNA region contains:
- the CALM1 gene encoding calmodulin-1, whose amino-acid sequence MADQLTEEQIAEFKEAFSLFDKDGDGTITTKELGTVMRSLGQNPTEAELQDMINEVDADGNGTIDFPEFLTMMARKMKDTDSEEEIREAFRVFDKDGNGYISAAELRHVMTNLGEKLTDEEVDEMIREADIDGDGQVNYEEFVQMMTAK is encoded by the exons GCTGATCAGCTGACTGAAGAACAGATTGCTG AATTCAAGGAAGCCTTTTCCCTATTTGACAAAGATGGTGATGGTACTATCACAACAAAAGAACTGGGAACTGTCATGAGGTCACTGGGTCAAAATCCAACAGAAGCAGAATTGCAGGATATGATCAACGAGGTAGATGCTGATG gcAATGGCACTATCGACTTCCCTGAATTTTTAACCATGATGGCCAGAAAAATGAAGGACACAGACAGCGAGGAAGAAATCCGTGAGGCATTCCGAGTCTTTGACAAG GATGGCAATGGCTATATCAGTGCAGCAGAACTACGCCATGTTATGACAAACTTAGGAGAAAAGCTAACAGATGAAGAAGTAGATGAAATGATCAGAGAAGCAGACATTGATGGGGATGGGCAAGTCAACTATGAAG AATTCGTACAGATGATGACTGCAAAGTGA